CACGATATTGTAAATCTCTGCCTGCTCTTTGGTGAATTTGCCGCTGATCGGAATCGTTCGTGTGACGTCGGCGGTGTACATCTCATATTCCGCGCCAATGTCGATCACCACCAGATCGCCGCTTTGCATTTGGCGGGCGCCGGCGCGATAATGCAGAATGCACGAGTTCGGCCCAGAACCGACGATGGAAGGGAAGCCCAAGCGCGCGCTGCCGTTATTGGTGAAAGTATATTCCAGCATCGCTTGCAATTCATACTCGCGCATGCCGGTTTGCGCCGAAGCCATCACTTCGCGATGCGCCTGGCAGGTGATGTCGATGGCGCGGCGCAACAGCGCGATTTCCGCCGGCGATTTGATCTCGCGCGCGCGGCGCAGAATTTTTCCCGGATCAGCAACCGTAACACCCAGCAACGCTTCGAGAGCATTTTGAGTGGAATCTGCCGGCGAAGCCGCATGCGGATGTTGCCGCTCGCCGGTTTTCATGTAAAGCGTATCACTGCCCGCCAGCGCCGCTTTGAAAATTTTGTCGAATTGATCGTTGGTCAATACTGCGTTGAAGCCCAGTTGCGTTTGCGCGCCTTCCACGCCCAGCCGAATGCCGTCCCAAATTTCAGACAACGGATTGCGCGGCATCACAAACAGGATTTCTTTGGCTGGCTGCGCCAATCCGGGCAAGTTCAGCCCGCGCGGGATGAGAATCAACATCGATTCTTTTTCCGTCAAACCGGTGAGGTAATAAAAATCGCTGTCCTGACGATACTCATGCTCGACATCGCCGTTGCGCGTCACCTCCTTGCTTGCCTTAAAAACAGCAATACTTTTCGCGCTCAGATGACGCATGAATTCAGCGCGATGGCGCTGCCATTCCTGCGGAGCTTGGGCGAAAGAGGAGGTGAAACAGAGGGAAAAAAAGATGGACAGTAAAAGTCGATTCAAACGCATATCGGTACTCCATCGAAGTGGCTCTTAAAAACAAGGATTGAGTGATTGAATTCGCAGGGAGGGAAATTGGGCGAAACGCCTGAAAGTTTTTGATCATTGGAATAACGCGGCCACGGCGAGTTTGAATTCCGGCAAAAGTTCCGGGCAAACCAGTTCGACTGATTCCCAACGCCACTCCTCTGGTGTGAGCACCATCGCTCTTTTTTCCGTCGGAAAAATCAGCCACACAACGCGGCTGCCCGTTTCCAAACACAGCCGCGCTTTGGCGAATACATCTGAAACCGTGTCGTCATCAGAAGCAATCTCGATCGCCAAGTCGGGCGCGCGTATTTCATATTTTTCCTCGGCGTGCAGGTTTTCATTTAAGAAAACGGCGACATCAGGTGTGCGCAAATTCTGTTTGTTCTCCGGCCAAAGGCGCACGCTGAATTCCGGCAACACTTGGCCGATGGGGTATTGTTCGAAATAGTTGAACAGCTTTGCCGTCAAAACGGCCTGGCATCTGGA
This is a stretch of genomic DNA from Cytophagia bacterium CHB2. It encodes these proteins:
- a CDS encoding Uma2 family endonuclease, which encodes MAVAIEQKALASDTVSRVHADYTQTPTRQRLRLDERTDLTIEEAEKLARGRPFELIDGRLVFKYPEVLTQRESASRLTIADAEASAQGSSFELVDGRVTFKMGDRKHSRCQAVLTAKLFNYFEQYPIGQVLPEFSVRLWPENKQNLRTPDVAVFLNENLHAEEKYEIRAPDLAIEIASDDDTVSDVFAKARLCLETGSRVVWLIFPTEKRAMVLTPEEWRWESVELVCPELLPEFKLAVAALFQ
- a CDS encoding M24 family metallopeptidase, which encodes MRLNRLLLSIFFSLCFTSSFAQAPQEWQRHRAEFMRHLSAKSIAVFKASKEVTRNGDVEHEYRQDSDFYYLTGLTEKESMLILIPRGLNLPGLAQPAKEILFVMPRNPLSEIWDGIRLGVEGAQTQLGFNAVLTNDQFDKIFKAALAGSDTLYMKTGERQHPHAASPADSTQNALEALLGVTVADPGKILRRAREIKSPAEIALLRRAIDITCQAHREVMASAQTGMREYELQAMLEYTFTNNGSARLGFPSIVGSGPNSCILHYRAGARQMQSGDLVVIDIGAEYEMYTADVTRTIPISGKFTKEQAEIYNIV